The following are from one region of the Stanieria sp. NIES-3757 genome:
- a CDS encoding pyridoxal phosphate biosynthetic protein PdxJ produces MLTLGVNIDHVATIRQARRTVEPDPVAAAVLAELGGADGITVHLREDRRHIQDRDVRLLRQTVRTHLNLEMAPTAEMIAIAIEIKPDYVTLVPEKREEVTTEGGIDIVSNLTRFSEVVQQLQEAGIPVSWFIDADEAQIDAAAKTGAKFIELHTGKYADAENEATRQQELTILQQGTKQALAAGLRVNAGHGLTYWNVYPVACIPGMEELNIGHTIISRAVLVGMEKAVKDMKLAMRGEF; encoded by the coding sequence TTGCTTACCCTTGGAGTCAACATCGATCATGTCGCTACTATTCGTCAAGCTAGACGTACCGTAGAACCAGATCCCGTAGCAGCAGCAGTCTTAGCTGAATTAGGCGGTGCTGATGGAATTACCGTACACTTAAGGGAAGACCGTCGTCATATTCAAGACCGAGATGTCCGTTTGTTACGTCAAACCGTCAGGACTCATCTTAATTTAGAGATGGCACCAACCGCAGAAATGATTGCGATCGCAATTGAGATTAAACCTGATTACGTTACTTTAGTACCCGAAAAAAGAGAAGAAGTAACTACAGAAGGTGGTATTGATATTGTTAGCAATCTGACTCGCTTTTCTGAAGTTGTTCAGCAACTCCAAGAGGCAGGTATTCCTGTTAGTTGGTTTATAGATGCAGACGAAGCACAAATTGATGCTGCTGCTAAAACGGGGGCAAAATTTATTGAATTGCATACTGGTAAATATGCCGATGCGGAGAATGAAGCTACCAGACAACAAGAATTAACAATTTTACAACAAGGGACAAAACAAGCATTGGCTGCGGGTTTAAGGGTTAATGCAGGTCATGGTTTAACTTATTGGAATGTTTACCCTGTTGCTTGTATCCCAGGTATGGAAGAATTGAATATTGGTCATACCATTATCAGTCGTGCTGTCTTGGTCGGTATGGAAAAAGCAGTTAAAGACATGAAACTGGCTATGCGAGGCGAGTTTTAA
- a CDS encoding Rhomboid family protein yields the protein MNKSHSKRFYPITYILICINLILFVIEIKSGGSENLKTLEYLGALIPAKAIAGEWWRLLSANFLHFGWLHLITNMAALYLLGRLVEASFGGIRYLIVYFFSGIGAMFLYTLFTLRTGEENLLLVGASAAIMGLIGSILAIFLQIWFKKRNKLNAKRLRLIVVVIIIQFVFDNIVPEVSFSSHVFGLIIGFIVSSILLLLQSGNKQLSS from the coding sequence ATGAACAAATCTCACTCAAAAAGATTTTATCCAATCACTTATATTTTAATTTGTATCAATTTAATTTTATTTGTTATAGAAATTAAATCAGGTGGTAGTGAAAATTTAAAAACTTTAGAGTATTTAGGAGCATTAATTCCCGCAAAAGCGATCGCGGGAGAATGGTGGCGGTTATTAAGTGCTAATTTTTTACATTTTGGTTGGTTACATTTGATCACTAATATGGCTGCTCTTTATCTTTTAGGAAGGTTAGTAGAAGCAAGTTTTGGTGGCATAAGATATTTAATTGTTTATTTTTTTAGTGGAATTGGTGCAATGTTTTTGTATACCCTTTTTACTTTAAGAACAGGAGAAGAAAATTTACTTTTAGTTGGGGCTTCAGCAGCTATTATGGGTTTAATCGGCAGTATTTTAGCAATTTTCTTGCAAATTTGGTTCAAAAAGAGAAATAAGCTCAATGCGAAACGTTTAAGATTGATTGTTGTAGTAATAATTATTCAGTTTGTATTTGATAATATCGTTCCAGAAGTTAGTTTTAGCAGTCATGTTTTTGGTTTAATTATTGGTTTTATTGTAAGTAGTATTTTATTATTGCTACAATCTGGAAACAAACAGTTATCTTCTTAG
- a CDS encoding 3-isopropylmalate dehydrogenase, with protein sequence MTKQYRITLLPGDGIGPEIMAVTVEVLKVVGKQHNLEFAFEEALIGGAAIDETGEPLPAKTLDICRNSDAVLLAAIGGYKWDNLPRHQRPETGLLALRGGLNLFANLRPATILPQLIDASTLKREIVEGVDIMVVRELTGGIYFGQPKGIFETETGEKRGVNTMAYTESEIDRIAKIGFETAQKRRGKLCSVDKANVLDVSQLWRDRVTAMAANYPDVELTHLYVDNAAMQLVRAPKQFDTIVTSNLFGDILSDAAAMLTGSIGMLPSASLGLDGLGVFEPVHGSAPDIAGQDKANPLAQVLSAAMMLRYGLNQPEAATKIEQAVIEVLDQGYRTGDIMSAGMKAVGCREMGKVLIKVLES encoded by the coding sequence ATGACCAAACAATACCGTATAACTTTACTTCCTGGAGATGGCATCGGTCCGGAAATTATGGCAGTCACAGTAGAAGTACTCAAAGTGGTGGGAAAACAACATAACCTTGAGTTTGCTTTTGAAGAAGCTTTGATCGGTGGTGCAGCAATTGATGAGACAGGTGAACCCCTGCCAGCCAAAACTTTAGATATCTGTCGTAATAGCGATGCTGTTTTACTTGCTGCAATTGGTGGTTATAAATGGGATAATTTGCCTCGTCATCAACGTCCCGAAACGGGATTATTAGCATTACGGGGAGGATTAAACTTATTTGCTAATTTGCGTCCAGCAACCATTTTACCGCAATTGATTGATGCTTCTACCCTTAAACGAGAAATAGTAGAAGGGGTAGATATTATGGTAGTAAGAGAATTGACTGGCGGAATTTACTTCGGACAACCCAAAGGAATTTTTGAGACAGAAACAGGGGAAAAACGCGGTGTCAATACGATGGCTTATACTGAGTCGGAAATAGATCGCATTGCCAAAATCGGCTTTGAAACTGCCCAAAAACGTCGAGGCAAATTATGTTCGGTTGATAAAGCTAATGTTTTAGATGTTTCTCAATTATGGCGCGATCGCGTTACGGCAATGGCAGCTAATTATCCCGATGTAGAATTGACTCATCTATATGTAGATAACGCAGCAATGCAATTAGTCCGCGCTCCCAAACAGTTTGATACCATCGTTACAAGTAACTTGTTTGGGGATATTCTTTCTGACGCTGCTGCTATGCTAACTGGTAGTATTGGGATGTTACCTTCTGCTAGTTTAGGGTTGGATGGACTAGGAGTTTTTGAACCCGTACACGGATCTGCACCAGACATAGCTGGACAAGATAAAGCTAACCCCCTCGCTCAAGTACTTAGTGCAGCGATGATGTTACGCTATGGTTTAAATCAACCTGAAGCAGCAACCAAGATTGAACAAGCAGTAATCGAGGTTTTAGATCAAGGTTATCGAACTGGAGATATTATGTCTGCTGGGATGAAAGCGGTTGGTTGTCGTGAGATGGGAAAAGTATTAATTAAAGTATTAGAGTCGTAA